One stretch of Thalassophryne amazonica chromosome 19, fThaAma1.1, whole genome shotgun sequence DNA includes these proteins:
- the fam161b gene encoding protein FAM161B — protein MPDGIESELKVKQQFQELCDAFRHQLMETQRRHRAELDRRMHQNSFISTNVDQKSSDVKELNHPTNHRRSVSASALTKESTHQGRQSERPSSVSPAWKSSSRTPERHQQALCTSQRHKEEEAEAECQKKFSALPVPSHVSLPLYQEMKERREEQRKQGLEQRKRFLLAMQKPFSFTEKEKEKREKLLAMLNQAKQDPKSKAAAARKPTKVVKESSDADLTARCRNPHTQSKTPHSPNLRAADRTKKEKLGFLDERPTFQPRIIPQVPDFVRLHKAFQIEVLQNTERKDVTKCQPFYLRTSALPTRQSKTSTKNSQEPHIHHVSRSRSLGALTSLSTDILPTYITDAARKRCMAIRKSMEMRDSKNQESAEWMKKYHMRSQTMKNTIVLHAKILDPHSSFKEVYDEKVQQHREADQQRMREYKRDLRDMKARVRERPFLFEQVKRRNAKVQAIRTFKNELKKVGLEERFVEEVGEAADETSASSTSECHRGVNHRSTENNNHSREENVDDGEKIEDVEEKSVKSSIEEMP, from the exons ATGCCAGATGGAATTGAGTCAGAGCTTAAGGTCAAACAGCAGTTCCAGGAGCTATGTGATGCCTTCAGACATCAGCTGATGGAGACGCAGAGGAGACACAGAGCAGAGCTGGACAGGAGGATGCATCAGAACTCATTTATTTCAACAAACGTTGATCAAAAGTCTAGTGATGTGAAAGAGCTGAACCACCCAACCAA TCACAGGAGGTCTGTCTCAGCATCTGCCCTAACCAAGGAGTCTACACACCAGGGCAGACAGTCAGAACGACCCAGCTCAGTGTCTCCAGCATGGAAATCTTCATCCAGGACACCAGAGCGTCATCAGCAAGCGTTATGTACAAGTCAGCGACACAAAGAGGAAGAGGCCGAGGCCGAGTGTCAGAAGAAGTTCTCCGCTCTCCCTGTGCCCAGCCACGTGAGTCTGCCCCTCTATCAGGAGATGAAGGAACGGAGAGAGGAGCAGAGGAAGCAGGGCCTTGAGCAGAGGAAAAGGTTTCTGCTCGCCATGCAGAAACCTTTCAGCTTCACAGagaaagaaaaggagaaacgGGAGAAGCTGTTAGCAATGTTAAATCAAGCCAAACAGGATCCAAAATCCAAAGCTGCTGCTGCCAGGAAACCTACCAAAGTAGTGAAGGAGTCGTCAGACGCCGACCTGACAG CCCGATGCAGAAACCCCCACACTCAGTCCAAAACTCCACACAGTCCAAACCTTCGTGCTGCTGATCGCACCAAGAAGGAAAAGCTCGGCTTCCTGGACGAGAGGCCGACCTTCCAGCCGAGGATCATCCCTCAGGTCCCAGATTTTGTCAGGCTGCACAAGGCCTTCCAGATAGAGGTGCTGCAAAATACAGAGAGGAAAGATGTGACAAAGTGTCAACCCTTTTACCTGAGAACGTCAGCTCTTCCTACAAGGCAAAGTAAGACGAGCACTAAAAACtcacag gaACCACACATACATCATGTCAGTAGGAGTAGATCACTTGGGGCTTTAACATCTCTGTCCACTGACATCCTCCCCACTTACATTACAGATGCTGCAAGAAAGCGCTGCATGGCCATCAG AAAATCAATGGAAATGAGGGATAGTAAGAATCAAGAAAGTGCAGAGTGGATGAAGAAGTACCACATGAGGTCCCAAACTATGAAGAACACCATTGTTCTCCATGCGAAGATCCTGGACCCACACAGCAGCTTCAAAGAAGTGTATGATGAAAAAGTACAGCAGCATCG GGAAGCTGACCAACAAAGGATGAGAGAATACAAGAGGGACTTACGGGACATGAAGGCACGGGTTCGTGAACGCCCATTTTTGTTTGAGCAGGTTAAACGG AGAAATGCAAAGGTTCAAGCGATAAGAACATTCAAGAACGAACTGAAAAAAGTTGGCTTAGAGGAACGTTTTGTTGAAGAAGTCGGAGAGGCGGCGGACGAAACATCAGCCTCATCCACATCCGAGTGCCATAGAGGCgtgaaccaccgcagcacagaaaATAACAACCATAGCAG GGAAGAAAATGTAGACGATGGAGAGAAAATTGAAGATGTGGAGGAGAAGAGCGTGAAGTCCAGCATTGAAGAAATGCCATGA
- the ngb gene encoding neuroglobin: MEKLSEKDKELIRGSWESLGKNKVPHGVIMFSRLFELDPALLSLFHYNTNCGTTGDYLSSPVFLEHITKVMFVIDAAVTHLDDLHSLEDFLLNLGRKHQAVGVNTQSFALVGESLLYMLQCSLAQAYTAPLRQAWLNMYSIVVATMSRAWAKNGEDKAD; this comes from the exons ATGGAGAAGCTGTCGGAGAAGGACAAGGAGCTGATACGAGGCAGCTGGGAGAGCCTGGGCAAGAATAAAGTTCCTCACGGTGTCATCATGTTTTCCAG ACTGTTTGAGCTGGATCCTGCTCTTCTCAGCCTTTTCCACTACAACACTAACTGTGGCACCACAGGAGACTACCTGTCCAGCCCTGTGTTCCTGGAACACATCACTAAG GTGATGTTTGTGATCGACGCAGCAGTCACCCACCTCGACGACCTTCACTCCCTGGAGGACTTCCTGCTCAACCTTGGGAGGAAGCACCAGGCAGTTGGAGTCAACACGCAGTCATTTGCT TTGGTGGGCGAGTCCCTGCTTTACATGCTGCAGTGCAGTTTGGCTCAGGCCTACACGGCGCCGCTGCGTCAAGCCTGGCTCAACATGTACAGCATCGTGGTAGCGACCATGAGCCGAGCCTGGGCCAAGAATGGGGAGGACAAGGCCGACTGA